A portion of the Bacteroides faecium genome contains these proteins:
- a CDS encoding vitamin B12 dependent-methionine synthase activation domain-containing protein, with product MILPYKIHNVTPYINWIYFFHAWGFQPRFAAIANIHGCDACRAMWLASFPEEERSKAAEAMQLFKEANRMLDSLDRDYEVKTIFKLCKANSDGDNLLIEKEEGQFITFPLLRQQTPKKDGSPFVCLSDFIRPLSSGIPDTIGAFASSIDADMEGLYEQDPYKHLLVQTLSDRLAEAATEKMHEYVRKEAWGYAKNENLGMADLLVEKYQGIRPAVGYPSLPDQSVNFLLDDLLDMKQIGISLTENGAMYPHASVCGLMFAHPAAEYFSVGKIGEDQLEDYARRRGKNVEEIRKFLAANLQ from the coding sequence ATGATTCTACCTTATAAAATACATAACGTCACCCCATACATCAACTGGATTTACTTCTTTCATGCATGGGGTTTCCAACCACGTTTTGCGGCTATTGCCAACATTCATGGATGCGATGCCTGCCGTGCCATGTGGCTGGCCAGCTTCCCCGAAGAAGAGCGTAGCAAAGCCGCCGAAGCCATGCAATTATTCAAAGAGGCCAACCGGATGCTGGATTCGCTCGACCGTGACTATGAAGTAAAGACAATCTTCAAACTCTGCAAGGCAAATTCCGATGGAGATAACCTGTTGATTGAGAAGGAGGAAGGACAGTTCATTACCTTCCCTTTACTTCGTCAGCAAACGCCTAAAAAGGACGGTAGTCCCTTTGTCTGTTTAAGCGACTTTATCCGTCCGCTGTCTTCCGGCATCCCGGATACTATCGGTGCTTTTGCTTCTTCTATTGACGCAGATATGGAAGGACTGTATGAACAGGATCCATATAAACATTTACTCGTCCAAACCCTCTCCGACCGACTTGCGGAAGCAGCTACGGAGAAGATGCATGAATATGTACGAAAAGAAGCATGGGGATATGCCAAGAATGAAAATTTAGGTATGGCAGATTTGCTGGTTGAGAAATATCAGGGAATCCGCCCGGCAGTCGGTTATCCTTCTTTGCCGGATCAATCCGTCAACTTCCTGCTAGACGACCTCTTAGATATGAAACAGATAGGTATTTCGCTGACTGAAAACGGAGCAATGTATCCTCACGCATCCGTTTGCGGACTGATGTTCGCGCATCCGGCAGCCGAATATTTCTCTGTTGGCAAGATTGGTGAAGACCAACTCGAAGATTATGCCCGTCGCCGGGGAAAGAACGTAGAAGAAATCCGTAAATTCCTGGCAGCCAATTTACAATAG
- a CDS encoding dihydroorotase → MKRTLIQNAVIVNEGRKVLGSVVIEDEKIAEILAGEEKATAPCDEIIDATGCYLLPGAIDEHVHFRDPGLTHKADITTESHAAAAGGITSIMDMPNTNPQTTTLEALDEKFALLGEKSSVNYSCYFGATNNNYTQFTKLDKHRVCGVKLFMGSSTGNMLVDRMASLRNIFGGTDLLIAAHCEDQGIIKENTDKYKKEYGDDVPLALHPVIRSEEACYRSSELAVKLARETNARLHIMHISTAKELSLFSNAPLAQKRITAEACDSHLLFTEEDYQTLGARIKCNPAIKTAEDRKALQEAVNSGLIDAIATDHAPHLLSEKEGGALKAMSGMPMIQFSLVSMLELVDKGAFTIEKIVEKMAHAPAQMYEIQNRGFIRKGYQADLVLVRPDNKWTVTTGCILSKCKWSPLEGYTFNWKVEKTFANGHLLYNNGEIDETYRGQELFFER, encoded by the coding sequence ATGAAACGTACACTGATTCAAAATGCCGTTATTGTCAACGAAGGAAGAAAAGTACTGGGTTCGGTTGTAATCGAAGACGAAAAAATCGCCGAAATATTGGCAGGCGAAGAAAAAGCAACTGCGCCTTGTGACGAAATCATAGATGCAACCGGATGTTACCTTTTGCCGGGTGCCATCGACGAACATGTACATTTCCGTGATCCGGGACTGACTCATAAGGCAGATATTACCACAGAAAGCCATGCCGCGGCAGCCGGTGGCATCACTTCCATCATGGATATGCCGAATACCAATCCGCAAACCACCACTTTGGAAGCCCTGGACGAGAAATTTGCTCTACTGGGCGAAAAGTCGTCAGTCAACTACTCCTGCTATTTCGGAGCAACCAATAATAACTATACCCAGTTTACAAAGTTAGACAAACACCGTGTCTGTGGTGTGAAGTTGTTTATGGGGTCAAGTACCGGCAATATGCTGGTAGACCGCATGGCCAGCCTGCGCAATATCTTCGGCGGAACGGATCTGCTTATCGCCGCCCATTGCGAAGATCAGGGAATCATCAAAGAAAATACGGATAAATATAAAAAAGAATACGGAGACGATGTACCTCTGGCTCTCCATCCTGTGATCCGCTCAGAAGAGGCCTGCTACCGCTCTTCCGAACTGGCAGTGAAACTGGCACGTGAAACCAACGCGCGTCTGCATATCATGCATATCTCCACCGCTAAAGAATTGAGTTTGTTCTCCAACGCTCCTTTGGCACAAAAGAGAATCACAGCAGAAGCCTGCGACTCCCACTTGCTTTTTACCGAAGAAGATTATCAGACGCTAGGGGCACGTATCAAATGTAACCCTGCCATCAAGACAGCCGAAGACCGGAAAGCATTGCAGGAAGCAGTCAATAGCGGTCTTATTGACGCTATTGCAACAGATCATGCTCCGCACTTGCTAAGTGAGAAAGAGGGAGGAGCACTGAAAGCCATGTCCGGTATGCCGATGATTCAATTCTCATTAGTCAGTATGCTTGAACTGGTTGACAAAGGAGCGTTTACCATTGAAAAAATAGTAGAAAAGATGGCTCACGCACCTGCGCAAATGTACGAAATACAAAATCGCGGATTCATTCGTAAAGGTTATCAAGCAGACCTTGTTTTGGTACGCCCTGACAATAAGTGGACAGTAACAACCGGCTGTATTTTAAGCAAATGTAAATGGAGCCCGCTGGAAGGGTATACTTTCAACTGGAAAGTGGAGAAAACATTTGCAAACGGACATCTGTTATACAACAACGGAGAGATAGACGAAACTTATCGCGGACAAGAGTTGTTCTTTGAACGATAA
- a CDS encoding polyprenol monophosphomannose synthase: MQTSDSIVIIPTYNERENIENIIRAVFGLPKVFHILVIEDGSPDGTATIVKTLQQEFPERLFMIERKGKLGLGTAYITGFKWALEHAYEYIFEMDADFSHNPNDLPRLYQACSEQGGDVSIGSRYVSGVNVVNWPMGRVLMSYFASKYVRFITGIPVHDTTAGFVCYRRQVLETIDLDHIRFKGYAFQIEMKFTAYKCGFKIIEVPVIFINRELGTSKMNSSIFGEAIFGVIKLKVNSWFHKFPQKK; this comes from the coding sequence ATGCAAACATCGGATAGCATCGTAATTATCCCCACCTATAATGAACGGGAGAACATAGAAAATATCATCCGTGCCGTTTTCGGACTTCCCAAAGTATTCCATATTCTGGTAATAGAAGACGGATCGCCGGACGGAACGGCAACTATCGTAAAGACCTTGCAACAAGAATTTCCCGAACGTCTTTTCATGATCGAACGTAAAGGAAAACTGGGACTGGGCACTGCCTACATTACCGGTTTCAAATGGGCACTGGAACACGCATACGAATATATCTTCGAAATGGATGCCGATTTCAGCCATAACCCGAACGATTTACCCCGTTTATATCAGGCTTGCTCGGAACAGGGTGGAGATGTATCTATCGGCTCCCGCTACGTCAGCGGAGTGAACGTAGTGAACTGGCCGATGGGACGGGTACTGATGTCCTATTTCGCATCCAAATATGTGAGATTTATCACAGGCATTCCCGTACACGATACAACCGCCGGATTTGTTTGTTACCGCCGCCAGGTATTGGAAACGATTGATTTAGACCATATTCGTTTTAAAGGATACGCTTTTCAGATTGAAATGAAATTCACCGCTTATAAATGCGGCTTCAAAATCATCGAAGTTCCCGTTATCTTCATCAATCGCGAACTGGGTACTTCCAAGATGAACAGCAGTATCTTCGGAGAAGCCATATTCGGTGTGATTAAATTAAAAGTAAATAGTTGGTTCCATAAATTCCCACAAAAGAAATGA
- the mfd gene encoding transcription-repair coupling factor has protein sequence MTITELQQQYAAHPNTAVMKRLLKDTSVQTIFCGGLCASAASLFSSVLVQEGGCPFVFILGDLEEAGYFYHDLTQILGTETVLFFPSSFRRSIKYGQKDAANEILRTEVLSRLQKGEKGLCIVTYPDALAEKVVSRKELSNKTLKLNVGEKVDTIFITDILHSYGFEYVDYVYEPGQYAVRGSIIDVFSFASEYPYRIDFFGDEVESVRTFEVETQLSREKKDGVSIVPDLAVTGDVTTSFLDFIPKDTTLAMRDFLWLRERIQVVHDDALTPQAIAVQEAEENGGITLEGKLIDGSEFTVRALDFRRLEFGNKPTGTPNASVTFSTSVQPIFHKNFDLVAGSFKDYQEKGYSLYICSDSMKQTDRIRAIFEDRGDKIQFTPVERTIHEGFVDNTLRLCIFTDHQLFDRFHKYNLKSDKARSGKVALSLKELNQFTPGDYVVHTDHGIGRFSGLVRIPNGDTTQEVLKLVFQNEDVVFVSIHSLHKVSKYKGKEGEAPRLNKLGTGAWEKLKERTKSKIKDIARDLIKLYSQRRQEKGFSYSPDSFLQRELEASFIYEDTPDQSKATVDVKADMESDRPMDRLVCGDVGFGKTEVAIRAAFKAVADNKQVAVLVPTTVLAYQHFQTFRERLKGLPCRVDYLSRARTAAQSKAVLKGLKDGEIGILIGTHRILGKDVQFKDLGLLIVDEEQKFGVSVKEKLRQLKVNVDTLTMTATPIPRTLQFSLMGARDLSVISTPPPNRYPIQTEVHTFNEEVITDAINFEMSRNGQVFFVNNRIANLPELKAMIERHIPDCRVAIGHGQMEPSQLEKIILDFVNYDYDVLLATTIIESGIDIPNANTIIINQAQNFGLSDLHQMRGRVGRSNKKAFCYLLAPPLSSLTAEGKRRLQAIENFSDLGSGIHIAMQDLDIRGAGNLLGAEQSGFVADLGYETYQKILSEAVHELKNDEFADLYADEIKSEGQISGEGFVDECQVESDLELLLPANYVTGSSERMLLYRELDGLTLDKDVDAFRSRLEDRFGPVPPETQELLRIVPLRRLAARLGAEKIFLKGGRMTLFFISNPDSPFYQSQAFGKVIDYMMKYTRRCDLREQNGRRSMLIKDVLNVETAVSVLQEIVALPVKEGVG, from the coding sequence ATGACAATAACTGAGTTGCAACAACAATATGCTGCCCACCCCAATACGGCAGTAATGAAGCGCTTGTTGAAGGACACTTCTGTTCAAACTATCTTTTGTGGTGGACTGTGCGCATCTGCTGCTTCCCTTTTTTCTTCTGTATTGGTGCAAGAGGGTGGTTGCCCGTTTGTTTTTATTTTAGGTGATCTTGAGGAAGCCGGATATTTCTATCACGACCTGACACAGATATTGGGTACGGAGACGGTACTTTTCTTCCCCTCTTCTTTTCGTCGTTCCATCAAGTATGGGCAAAAAGATGCGGCCAATGAGATTTTGCGTACGGAAGTATTGAGCCGTTTGCAGAAAGGGGAGAAGGGGCTGTGTATCGTTACCTATCCGGATGCGTTGGCGGAGAAAGTCGTGTCCCGCAAGGAACTGAGCAATAAAACGTTGAAACTGAACGTAGGCGAGAAGGTAGATACCATTTTTATAACGGACATTCTGCATAGCTACGGTTTTGAATATGTGGATTATGTCTATGAACCGGGACAATATGCCGTTCGTGGTAGCATTATAGATGTTTTTTCTTTTGCTTCGGAATATCCCTATCGTATCGACTTCTTTGGTGATGAGGTAGAAAGTGTCCGTACCTTTGAAGTTGAAACCCAATTATCCCGTGAGAAGAAGGATGGAGTATCTATCGTGCCCGATTTGGCTGTGACAGGTGATGTGACTACTTCTTTCCTTGATTTTATTCCGAAAGATACGACTTTGGCGATGCGTGATTTTCTTTGGTTGCGCGAGCGGATTCAAGTGGTGCATGACGATGCGTTGACACCGCAGGCGATAGCCGTTCAGGAAGCCGAAGAAAATGGCGGTATTACGTTGGAAGGGAAGTTGATAGACGGCAGTGAATTTACGGTACGTGCGCTTGATTTCCGCCGTTTGGAATTTGGTAACAAGCCGACTGGTACGCCGAATGCCAGTGTGACTTTCAGCACTTCCGTCCAGCCTATCTTTCATAAGAATTTCGATTTGGTAGCCGGTTCTTTCAAGGATTATCAGGAAAAAGGATATTCGCTTTATATCTGTAGTGACAGTATGAAACAGACGGATCGTATCAGGGCTATTTTTGAAGACCGTGGCGATAAGATACAATTCACACCTGTTGAACGTACCATTCACGAAGGATTTGTAGATAACACTTTACGGCTCTGTATCTTTACAGACCATCAGTTGTTCGACCGTTTCCATAAATATAATCTAAAAAGCGATAAAGCCCGTTCGGGAAAAGTGGCTCTTTCTTTGAAAGAATTGAACCAGTTTACTCCGGGCGATTATGTCGTACATACGGATCATGGTATCGGTCGTTTTTCCGGCTTGGTACGTATTCCGAATGGAGATACTACGCAGGAAGTTCTGAAGCTGGTCTTTCAGAATGAAGATGTTGTATTTGTTTCTATTCATTCCCTGCATAAGGTTTCTAAATATAAAGGAAAGGAAGGTGAAGCTCCGCGACTTAATAAGTTGGGTACGGGTGCATGGGAGAAACTGAAAGAACGTACAAAGAGCAAGATAAAGGATATTGCCCGTGATTTGATTAAGTTGTATTCGCAACGTCGGCAGGAGAAAGGTTTCTCTTATAGCCCCGATAGCTTCTTGCAGCGTGAGTTGGAAGCATCCTTCATTTATGAAGATACGCCGGATCAGAGCAAAGCGACTGTTGACGTAAAGGCGGACATGGAAAGTGATCGACCGATGGATCGCCTTGTTTGCGGGGACGTAGGTTTTGGAAAGACGGAAGTGGCTATCCGTGCCGCCTTCAAAGCGGTAGCCGATAATAAACAGGTAGCTGTTCTGGTGCCGACAACGGTGCTTGCCTACCAGCATTTCCAGACATTCCGCGAGCGTCTGAAAGGATTGCCTTGCCGGGTAGATTATCTAAGTCGCGCACGTACGGCTGCACAATCCAAAGCGGTTCTGAAAGGGTTGAAAGATGGGGAAATCGGTATCCTTATAGGTACTCACCGTATCCTGGGAAAAGATGTTCAATTTAAAGACTTGGGATTGCTGATTGTTGATGAGGAACAGAAATTCGGAGTTTCTGTAAAGGAGAAGCTGCGTCAACTAAAAGTGAATGTAGATACATTGACAATGACCGCCACCCCGATTCCCCGTACACTTCAATTCTCATTGATGGGTGCGCGTGACCTGAGTGTTATTTCTACCCCGCCGCCCAACCGTTATCCGATTCAGACCGAAGTGCACACCTTCAATGAAGAAGTAATCACGGATGCGATTAATTTTGAAATGAGCCGTAACGGTCAGGTTTTCTTTGTCAATAACCGAATCGCTAATTTACCGGAATTAAAAGCGATGATTGAACGACACATTCCGGATTGTCGTGTGGCAATCGGTCATGGGCAGATGGAACCGTCACAACTGGAGAAAATCATCCTGGACTTTGTCAACTATGATTATGATGTACTTTTGGCGACGACTATCATTGAAAGTGGTATTGATATTCCGAATGCCAATACGATCATCATTAATCAAGCACAAAATTTTGGATTGAGCGATCTTCACCAAATGCGTGGACGGGTAGGACGTAGCAACAAGAAAGCCTTCTGCTATCTGTTGGCTCCGCCATTGAGCAGCCTTACCGCAGAAGGAAAACGACGACTTCAGGCAATCGAGAACTTTAGTGACCTTGGAAGCGGAATCCATATTGCCATGCAGGATTTGGATATTCGTGGAGCAGGAAATCTGCTCGGTGCGGAACAAAGTGGATTCGTTGCGGATTTGGGATATGAAACGTATCAGAAAATTCTTTCCGAAGCTGTCCATGAACTGAAGAACGACGAATTTGCAGATTTGTATGCAGATGAAATCAAGAGTGAAGGACAGATTAGTGGTGAAGGATTTGTTGACGAATGTCAGGTGGAAAGCGATCTTGAGCTTTTATTACCGGCTAATTACGTAACCGGTAGTAGCGAACGTATGTTGCTCTATCGCGAATTGGATGGATTGACATTAGATAAGGATGTAGATGCCTTTCGTTCACGACTGGAAGACCGTTTCGGTCCTGTTCCACCGGAAACACAAGAGTTGCTGCGTATCGTTCCTCTCCGCCGCTTGGCAGCACGTTTGGGGGCGGAAAAAATATTCTTGAAAGGTGGGCGCATGACCCTGTTCTTTATATCCAATCCGGATAGTCCGTTCTATCAGAGCCAGGCTTTTGGTAAGGTGATAGACTATATGATGAAATATACCCGTCGTTGTGATTTGAGGGAACAGAATGGAAGACGGAGTATGTTGATTAAGGATGTATTGAATGTAGAGACAGCAGTCAGTGTGTTGCAGGAGATTGTGGCATTGCCGGTAAAAGAAGGAGTCGGATAG
- a CDS encoding type II toxin-antitoxin system RelE/ParE family toxin yields MVGLKIVWTETATIILQQILTFYRVRNGNSQYSRSIYRMINDVLKLVAKYPYMYKATSVPNVRVFHCDYFRVYYRVLDEYILVEAVFDTRQDPGKAPF; encoded by the coding sequence ATGGTTGGATTAAAGATTGTATGGACAGAAACTGCTACAATTATTTTGCAACAGATTTTGACTTTCTACCGTGTTAGAAACGGAAATTCGCAATATAGTCGTTCTATCTATAGAATGATAAACGATGTTCTAAAGTTAGTTGCCAAATATCCATATATGTACAAAGCTACCTCTGTGCCTAATGTACGTGTTTTTCATTGTGATTATTTTAGGGTATATTATAGGGTACTTGACGAATATATTTTAGTGGAAGCTGTCTTTGATACCCGCCAAGACCCTGGTAAAGCGCCTTTTTAA
- a CDS encoding YgiQ family radical SAM protein, producing the protein MKEYRLTDWLPTTKKEVELRGWNELDVILFSADAYVDHPSFGAAVIGRILEAEGLKIAIVPQPNWRDDLRDFKKLGRPRLFFGISGGCMDSMVNKYTANKRLRSEDAYTPDGRPDMRPDYPSTVYSQILKRLYPDVPVILGGIEASLRRLSHYDYWQDKVQKSILCESGADLLIYGMGEKPIAELIRKMKSLLTDEETLLTNSKFKTIIGTIPQTAYLCRETEWTSAEDDLQLHSHEECLADKKKQASNFRHIEEESNKYSASRITQAVGNKIVVVNPPYPPMSQKDLDRSFDLPYTRMPHPKYKGKRIPAYDMIKFSINIHRGCFGGCAFCTISAHQGKFIVSRSKESILKEVKEVIQLPDFKGYLSDLGGPSANMYQMKGKDESICKKCKRPSCIHPKVCPNLNSDHRPLLDIYHAVDALPGIKKSFIGSGVRYDLLLHQSKDPETNRSTAEYTRELIINHVSGRLKVAPEHTSDRVLSIMRKPSFEQFTTFKKIFDRINREENLRQQLIPYFISSHPGCKEEDMAELAVITKQLDFHLEQVQDFTPTPMTVATEAWYTGFHPYTLEPTFSAKTQREKLSQRQFFFWYKPEERKNIINELRRIGRSDLIDKLYGKKK; encoded by the coding sequence ATGAAAGAATATCGTTTGACTGATTGGTTACCCACTACTAAGAAAGAAGTGGAACTTCGCGGATGGAATGAATTGGATGTTATTCTCTTCAGCGCGGACGCTTATGTGGATCATCCTTCTTTTGGCGCTGCTGTTATAGGGCGTATTCTCGAAGCGGAAGGTTTGAAAATAGCCATCGTACCTCAACCTAACTGGCGTGATGACTTGCGTGATTTCAAGAAACTGGGACGTCCCCGTCTGTTTTTCGGTATCTCCGGCGGATGCATGGACTCGATGGTAAACAAATATACAGCCAACAAACGACTGCGTAGTGAGGATGCTTATACCCCGGACGGTCGCCCGGATATGCGTCCGGACTACCCTTCTACCGTTTACAGTCAAATTCTGAAAAGACTTTATCCCGATGTTCCCGTTATCTTGGGCGGTATTGAAGCCAGTTTGAGACGATTAAGTCATTACGATTATTGGCAGGACAAAGTACAAAAGAGTATATTATGTGAAAGCGGTGCGGATTTACTTATTTACGGAATGGGAGAAAAACCGATTGCGGAGTTAATCCGAAAGATGAAAAGCCTGCTTACCGATGAAGAGACTTTATTGACAAACAGTAAATTCAAAACAATCATCGGAACGATTCCACAAACAGCCTACCTTTGCCGTGAGACAGAGTGGACTTCTGCCGAAGATGATCTTCAACTCCATTCACATGAAGAATGTCTGGCGGATAAGAAAAAACAAGCAAGCAATTTTCGGCATATTGAAGAAGAATCTAATAAATATTCGGCTTCACGTATCACACAAGCTGTCGGAAATAAGATTGTTGTGGTAAATCCGCCTTATCCACCTATGAGTCAAAAGGACTTGGATCGTTCTTTCGATTTGCCATATACCCGTATGCCGCATCCTAAATATAAAGGCAAACGGATTCCGGCTTATGATATGATTAAATTTTCCATTAATATCCATCGGGGATGCTTCGGTGGCTGTGCTTTCTGTACTATTTCCGCGCATCAGGGAAAGTTTATCGTTAGTCGTAGCAAAGAATCTATTCTGAAAGAAGTAAAAGAGGTTATTCAGTTACCGGACTTCAAAGGATATTTAAGTGATTTGGGTGGCCCTTCTGCCAATATGTATCAGATGAAAGGGAAAGATGAATCTATCTGCAAGAAGTGCAAACGCCCGTCATGTATTCACCCGAAAGTTTGTCCGAATCTAAACTCCGACCATCGCCCGTTACTGGATATTTATCATGCGGTAGATGCCTTGCCCGGCATTAAGAAATCCTTTATCGGCAGCGGAGTACGCTACGACTTATTACTTCATCAAAGTAAAGACCCTGAAACGAATCGCAGTACTGCTGAATATACTCGTGAGCTGATTATCAACCATGTTAGTGGGCGTCTGAAAGTGGCTCCCGAACATACCAGTGACCGTGTATTATCCATTATGCGCAAACCATCTTTCGAACAGTTTACAACATTCAAGAAAATATTCGACCGTATTAACAGAGAGGAAAATCTACGTCAGCAACTGATTCCTTACTTCATTTCTTCGCATCCGGGTTGTAAGGAAGAAGATATGGCAGAACTTGCCGTTATCACCAAACAACTGGACTTTCATTTGGAACAAGTGCAGGACTTCACTCCTACTCCGATGACAGTTGCTACTGAAGCATGGTATACCGGATTTCATCCATACACGTTAGAACCGACATTCAGTGCTAAAACTCAACGGGAGAAACTTTCTCAACGTCAGTTCTTCTTTTGGTATAAACCGGAAGAACGGAAGAACATCATTAATGAGTTGAGACGTATCGGACGTTCTGACTTGATAGACAAGTTATACGGTAAGAAAAAATAA
- a CDS encoding sulfurtransferase TusA family protein, with product MITVDTRGTTAYSPLIPAIKAICGASPGETIEIIMDHADAFQDLKEYLSEQGIGFREIYDGEQMTLEFTINEKF from the coding sequence ATGATTACGGTAGATACTCGCGGAACGACAGCTTACAGCCCGCTGATTCCTGCAATAAAAGCTATATGTGGTGCTTCTCCCGGTGAGACGATAGAGATTATCATGGACCATGCCGACGCATTTCAGGATTTGAAAGAGTATCTTTCTGAGCAAGGTATCGGTTTTCGTGAAATCTATGACGGAGAACAAATGACATTAGAGTTCACAATCAATGAGAAGTTTTGA